In the Alligator mississippiensis isolate rAllMis1 chromosome 7, rAllMis1, whole genome shotgun sequence genome, one interval contains:
- the LOC102563466 gene encoding olfactory receptor 14A16-like, with amino-acid sequence MSNQTIVTEFLLLGFSDIRELQILHFVIFLAAYLAALMGNLLLITVVTLNYELHSPMFFFLINLSIVDLGSISVTVPKSMSNSLLNTRSISYSGCVIQVFGLFCFLGANLSLLTVMAYDRYVAICKPLHYEIIMNRRGCVQMAACAWAAGVMYSALHTGNTFSLPFCHSNIINQFFCEVPQLLKLSCSGTYRRELAALAFGVCLAFGCFAFIVVSYVRIFTTVLKIPSEQGHQKAFSTCIPHLIVVSLLLSTAGIAYTKPVSDSPSPLDLLVAVLYCMVPPLMNPVIYSMRNREIQAALRKLLHRLIRSNNNMSIILS; translated from the coding sequence atgtccaaccaaaccattGTGACCGAGTTCCTTCTCCTGGGATTTTCTGATATTCGAGagctccagatcttacactttgttatctttctagcagcatacttggcagccctgatggggaatctcCTCCTCATCACAGTTGTAACGCTTAACTAtgaacttcattctcccatgttctttttcttgattaatttgtccatcgtggaccttggctccatctcagtgaccgtgcccaaatccatgtctaattccctattgaacaccaggtccatttcctactctggatgtgttaTCCAAGTCTTTGGTCTGTtctgcttcttgggagcaaatttatcccttctcacggttatggcatatgaccgatatgttgccatctgcaagccactgcattatgagataataatgaacaggagaggttgtgtccagatggctgcctgtgcttgggctgctggtgttatgtactctgcactgcacactgggaacacctttagtctccccttctgccactcaaatatcatcaaccagttcttctgtgaagtgccccagctactcaagctctcctgctccggcacataccgcagagagctggcagctcttgcttTCGGTGTGTGTTTAGCTTTTGGCTGTTTTGCTTTCATCGTTGTGTCATATGTTCGGATCTTCACCACGGTGTTGAAaatcccctcggagcagggccatcagaaagccttctccacctgcattcctcaccttatcgtggtctctctgcttctttccactgctggcattgcctacacgaagcctgtctctgactccccgtcccctctggatctcctggtgGCTGTTCTGTATTGTATGGtacctccattgatgaatccagtcatctacagcatgaggaacagggagatccaagctgccctgaggaaactgctccacaggctgatccgctCCAACAACAATATGTCCATCAttctttcatga